In Camelina sativa cultivar DH55 chromosome 17, Cs, whole genome shotgun sequence, the genomic stretch cgaggaggaggagaaggtaTACTTACTTCTGTCTTGATTTATTTGTTGGTCTGAGTATGGAAGTTGAGTGTGATTTCTGACCATAACTAATATATGTCAGGCTAAGAAGGTTCCGGCCAAGAAGGCTGCTGCCAAGGCTGCTTCAAGCAGTGATGACTCATCTGACGACTCTTCAGACGATGAGCCAGCAACCAAGAAGGCTGCTGCTACCAACGGAACTGTTGCAAAGAAGTCTAAAGATGATTCATCTTCTGAGGATGATTCTTCAGACGAggtttatttcttatatatgttatgGAATTTTAAGCCTTCTATCATTTGAGCTTGCGTCTAAAAGACTTCGTTTTTTACTAAAAATCTCAGGAAGTTGCTGCAACAAAGAAGCCAGCTGTAGTTGCTAAAGCCGCTGTAAAGGCCAAGGCAGAGAGTTCATCTGACGAGGATTCATCTGATGAAGATGTAAGCACCTCATAAGATAGATGCACCTTAGAGTAATTTGTGggaatacatatataattaactaCCTTACTAATTGTAAATAACTAGGAAGCTGAAAAGAAACCCGCTGCTAAGAGTGCCAAGCCAGCTGCTAAAGATTCTTCATCCGACGATGACTCAGATGATGAATCTGAGGATGAGGTGATAACTTTTTTCTCATACTTGTAATATCTTAtacttgaatatttttttatcttaaaataGATCTCTAACTAACTTTGTTTATGAAAATAGAAACCTGCTGCCAAGAAGGCAGCTCCTGCTAAGGTAGCTACCAAGGCTGCAAGCAGCTCCGATTCATCAGATGAAGATTCTGAGGAGGTTGGcttaacatatttaatttgtttttcttgtggTACTTTATAAGCAGCTTTGCATTCTTTATATTTCTGTAATTGACTTCATTCATGGGTCTTGATATTTTCAGGAAAGTGAAGATGAGAAACCTGCCCAGAAGAAGGCTAAAAAGGAGAGCAGTAGTGATGATTCTAGCGAGTCTGAGGAAGATGAAAGTGAAGACGAGAAAGAAACCCCAGCGAAAAAGGTACCAGCAATGTTTCCGCTAGCTACTGAAGCTTATTCTATCTCTTGTTGCAAGttactaatattatttatattcttcTGTAACTAAAACAGAGCTCCGATGTAGAAATGGTTGATGCATCAAGTGCAAAACAGGTAAAGGATCCTTCTGATAgtatcttttatatattgtaatattgtaacctgtttttttttttggatattctGATGTTAATTTTGTGCATCATGCAATTCTTTGACTTTCAGCCAAAGACACCATCCACTCCTGCTGCTGGCGGATCAAAGACACTCTTTGCTGCCAATCTCTCTTTCAATATTGAAAGATCAGATGTGTATGTTCTTTGACCCTatgatctctcttctcttctctttggtgAATGTTTTCATGGCCTGAtgtctcattttcattttcagcGAGAATTTCTTCAAGGAAGTTGGTGAAGTTGTTGATGTTCGATTCTCTACCAGTAGAGAAGATGGAAGTTTCAGGGGATTTGGCcatgttgagtttgcttctgcGGAAGAAGCACAGAAGGTGAGAGTCGTTAACtcttgaataaaaatattttattcgtAAATTGAGACTATGATTGCTGATTAACGTCTGTTGTTGTACTTTAGGCTCTGGAATTACATGGTAGACCTTTACTCGGCCGTGAGATTCGTCTTGATATTGCTCAAGAGAGAGGCGAGAGACCTGCATTCACTCCTCAAAGCGGAGGGTAGGTTAATTTTTCCATGTTGGAGATTTGTTTCTGTGAAATTGTTCATTGGTTGATTATATTCTCTCTTCTGCAATTTATAGCAACAACTTCagaagtggtggtggtggtgatggtcaAACTGTTTTCGTTAAGGGATTTGACTCTGCTCAGTCTGAGGAAGATATCAAGCACGCATTGAGGGAACATTTCGGTTCATGCGGTGAGATCACAAGGGTCTCTGTTCCCACAGACCGTGAAACTGGTGCTTCCAAAGGGTTTGTCAATTCTTCCTCCCTATCTGTGTGACCAGTTTGTGAATTCTATCTGTTAAAATGTGAGATGCTAACTACATAAATGTTTCTTTTCAGTATTGCTTACGTTGAGTTTTCAGAAGGCAAAGAGAAGGCGTTGGAACTAAATGGAAGTGACATGGGAGGATGGGGTCTTGTAGTTGATGAGCCTAGACCGAGAGATACCAGTAGTGGATTTGGTGGCAGAGGAGGTAGAGATAGCGGCCGTGGTGGCCGTTTTAACAGCGGTGGCAGAGGAGGTAGAGATAGCGGCCGTGGTGGTCGTTTTGGTAACAGCGGTGGCCGAAGTGGAGGTGGTCGTTTCGGTGGtggcagaggaggaagagatggTGGTCGTGGAAGACCTAGTTTTACTCCCTCAGGTACATAAAATCTGATCTTGATTCATGTATCTAGCTTCTTCTTTATAACTAGTAACAATGTCATTTAttaattctctgtttttgtatATTGCAGGTAAGAAGACTACCTTTGGCGATTTCGAGTAGAAGCTTCTGTAGAAGAAAAGTCTCTTCTTATGTTGTTAACTTGTGATACTTCGCATCCTTTTAtcatttcgtttctttttttgttctagtTTCGCTTCTGTCAGAACCTTAAATTTTTGTCTGAATGTTAAATTAAGCTCAATTTTGAGTGGTTTGGGTGTTAAATCTAATTATTATATTCGtccttctttatatattttacctaAGTATGAGCCTCATTACGATTCAGTTGTTTAGGTAGACTAAAATATTCTCTCCCAAGGGACACAAATTTACATTTCTCAGAATTAGTCTCAACTTGGTTGGCTACTTTCACATCTTTCACTCAAAagcataaacaaaaagaaataggaAAATGAATTAGTTGTAACTCAAAACTGAGACTTTAGCTTGAGGACCACCTTGTACATAGACAAAATCGTAAGCTTGTCCTGCTCTCAAAGTCTTTTGCCATTGTGGAAGCTGGTACGTATTCTTTTGTCCCGTTGGGTTTAAACCCCATATAGGTCCTGAGAGATTTTCAATCTTAAGCTTGAGATCTGATATGGACTTCTGAGAATTGTTCTTGATGATCACTTTGTGCCTGTAGTATCTTGTGTTCCCGGCCATCCAGTTGGTTGTTATCGAGTGAAGAAACTCGATTTGTGCACCTGATTGTTTTGGACTGTAATATGTTGTTGGTGTTGCTGTGTACGATGAAGCTGTGACAGTTTCAGAGAAAATGAGAATCAGACACTGTATAAAAGTTGCATTGGAAGCTGTTGGCAGAAAAAGATCAAACCTGGTGGTTTTGTAGTTTGATAAGGTTTAGATAATCCTCCTCCATAAGATCCTACAAAATTTCATTACATCACTCCATGAGTCATGGCTCACAAAGATAAGAGTAAAGCTAAAGACTTAAAGATCAAGGTTTATAGTTCAGTTACCTAAGTTTCCAGAGAGTTTAGCGAATAGGCCAATAAGTGGAGCTGTTCCAGATAAAGTTGGTTCCGATTGCTCGTAGTTTGAGCGATCATCGGAATAGTAATCATTCTGGTCCGGTCCACCAACAAGCGCACCATAGATAATATTAGGATCAGCTTGAGACCTTCTGTACCAAGAATCAAATCCTTGTACACAATTTACAGAAGAACGTTGGACATAGATTGAAGGGATAGAAGAGCCTCTATGGTGAACACGGATTGGATACTTCGGTCCATATCCAACTACATAACTCATTCCTAGACGGTTCTTTCCAAGAATGTAATCAGcctgcaaacaaaaagaaaaaaaaaaaacctcagtTAGCAGAGTTAAACCAACAAGTAAACTGTTTTGGTTTCTTGGGAGGATTCAAGAATGACCTGAGATCTTGCAAAGTCAAGAAGCGCCTGAGGTTGAACCGAACCATCAGGACAATTGAGTTTAGCATTTGCTGCAGAGAGATAGTCTGAGTAGACCGCGAGAATATACGCAGCCGCAGATGCATATTGAAGATTGTTCCACTCTCGAACATACATTAACCCACCAGCCGTTGTTTTAATGTTGTAACCACCATTCTTCTTGAGACAAGCACAAGCGAAGTAGTCAGCTTTCGTCTGATATTGCTTCAATGTCGAAGTATACACACCACCTTTCCCTTCTAACAAGACCTATACACacacaaatgaaacaaaagattagTATTCTTGAAACCGCGGGAAAACATTCTCGAACTAACCGGAATATTATACCTTGGAGAGAAGGATTTGAACACCGGCGTATTTGTTATCCCAAGAGAACTCTTTCATCCCCCAGCCGGTTCCTCCCATGTAACCAGCATTGTCCATAGCATATTTCAAGTAATACTGATCCCCGGTGGCACGGTGTAGCCATGCCGCAGCCCAAAGAAGCTCATCCTTTAAGATATTTACCCAACATAGACATTTTAGTATTGGAACAACGTTCAATGAAAGAAGATAATGAATGATGAAAATATTAAGAGATCAATAGGGTTATACCGAGTAACCAGATGACATGTAGAAAGCTTTTGCATTTGGGATTGAATCAGTGTATAGTCCTCTGTACTTGTCAGCAAATGAGAATAGCTGAAAAACACAATAAAGTTTCAAAATGTTAagaatctaaaccaaaccggatTCATAAACCAAATACCCCCAAACTGTTAAAACCCAGAGATTGAACAGACTACAAACGAACCTCTTTGGCATGACTTAAGAGGAGAGCAGAGTAAGAGGAGTTAAATGGCTTGAAAGCCAAGGAAGCAGCGGCTAAAGCAGCAGCTGTTTCACCGGCTAAGTCTGAGCCAGGATGGTACTGGTCAAGCTTATAAGCTGTTCTTGAAGTGGTCATGTCCTCTGCTCGTTCCCAACAATAATGGTCTGACTCTCCATCTCCAACTTGACCCCATAGAACATTTGGCTGAGGATGAGCCTTGATGAAGTAATCAGTACCCCATCTGATTGACCACAGTGTCTGTTGCATCTGGTTCGAAGCGGATAGCTCTTTCCGGTTATCAACCGCTGCCCACGATAGCATTGTCACTGCAAAGGCCATTGGTAAACCGAACTTCACATGGTCTCCTGCATCATAGTATCCTCCCTCCAAGCTCACCTATTCATTCATACACACACAAAACGTCAATATCATTTTATTACATGATGTTTTCTTATTGAAATTAGCACTTTCGAGTTTCTTACAAATTAAAATCTACCAAATTTTGTCTTGATGACAACAGATCCTTGTACATTTTACATCTTTTTCAGTTAATatctttatattaattttattgctGTTGTTATAAATTCATATAAATTATGATGGTGACATTAACAATCACATATCCTAGTCGAATGATATTTAACGGGaactattatttttgtaaagatttaGATAATATGAATCTGACTAGTACATTATTAATATGTGTGTATATGATGGACTTACGCCTTGAGCAAGACCATCCTTGAGACCAGAGTGGCCTCGCCATTTGACACGTTGAGCAGCTGGCAACTTTCCTGATCGCTGAgcctcaaaaaacaaaaaggtcttGTCAAGAGCATTTCCGTAGTTATAGTATTCCGCTGCCGCGGTTGCTGCTGCTAGAAGCACGGTCAGTAAAAGGCTTACGCCGGAAAATGATACACCAAACTTCCTCATTTCTCTCTCAACcttagttttaagttttctcTCCTAAGAAACGTTCTTTGTTCACAATTGTGATGCGAGTTAGGTCTATATGTGGGTGTATTTATATAAAcatttggagaaagagagaaattgtGTATGTGAGTTTGGTGAGAGAGAGGAATGTAGAGAATCAAATAGGTACGAAACTTGTCTGAACAATCATTGTCTTTGTCTCTATTTGTGTTCGTGTGTGTTGTACATGCCTTTGATAATAGTTGTGACCTTCACGTTTTGTTAGAGCTTCTCACGTTGTACCTCGAGACTTTTGTGTATAAAAGCTGAACCAACTATGAGTAACCACGTGTATCTCTTATTAGCCGTTGGCTGAACGTGATATTGACCATctattatgaataaaaatagattaatgtatcttgtttttaatataagGTTTAAAACGCTtaagaataatattttggttgatttttgttAAGGTGTCAACGGACAAGTAACATTCGTGGTATCCACAACTCGCattcccattttttttgtttttcagttgaTTTGTATGTTCggatgttttaatgtttttgttgaaaaaattgTACAATTTCATGGTTGGGTGTATCAGACTGTCACTTCCATTTCGTTATAACAAGtgtaaaaatatgataaatttatATGATCAAAAGAAGGTGAAACgtttgtattttaataaaactagGAGTTagcaaaattataatataatggataataaacttttttttttgtttttttgtcaacaggaTAATATAATGGATAATAAACTAGGAGTTagcaaaattataatataatggataataaacttttttttttgtttttttgtcaacaggaTAATATAATGGATAATNTAAGAGAagagtttcatttattttaaagcTGTGAAGtaaccaaaaaaccaaatggAATGAAGACCCTTAAATCACTAAAACCTAAACCGGATTAAAAGTCCACGGGTGAACCGCCATAACCGAGTCGTATGGTTTTCCTTCCATAGACTaataaaagtctaaaaccaAAACTACACAAGACTAAGAGATGTCAAAACCAGAATCGAAATTGTAACTAAACCGACACCAATGAACCAACTCGTTTTCCTCACGGCGTGGTTACTCTTGTGAGTTGAAGAGTGTAGGGAcgaagaaggtggaggagattgcGGCGTAGGCTCAACCTCCATGACTTTGATGATCATTTTCTGACCTTTCTCACAGTGGCCCGCGACGCCGCTAATGAAATAAAACAGACCTGGTCGGTCTAATTTGAAAACCGTATCGTCGTGGTTCGAGTAAAGTTCCGGTTTGGTCGTCTGGCATTTCTTGTACTCGTCTTCTGATACCACCAAAACCGAGTCTTTCTTGTACTTGAAACCTTTACacaccaaataaaaaacaaaagtcaaaacctgCGTTACAATGATCATAAACTAATTGATAAGTTATAGAAGTAAAAAAGAATATCTTACGGATAGTGTCGCCAACTTTAAACCGGTTCTTGGAAGCCCATTGGTTAAACATATCACTCTGGTTACTAGATTGTGGTATGATCCAACCATTTTCTCCTCCAGCTTCAAATTCAGTGCATgacacaagtgaaaccacgtaAAACAGTACTAAgatcaaaaggagaaaaacctTTTGTGAACCCATTTgaaattcttttctttctttctgataaGTTCTTGGAGAAAATGTTAAGGTTTGAGTTTAAGTAGTGTGTGAGAAAGAGTTGCAGCTAGGTTTGTTCGTTTCGTTTGGCTTGTCCACAACTTGAGGGATATCTACTAGATATTGTTTTGACTTATTATTTGCTATTTGAAATTCGAATTAATTTTTCAAAGAAATACGACGActacttaagaaaaaaaaaaaactgttttttccttctttttttcttttttttttgagattttagatttgtttgaaTTAATTTCGTAAAGTTTAATTTGATGAGCTTTTGGATTTTTGAAgctattttaaaatgtttgggTGATACATAGACTAATTAAGAATCATAGGGACTACTTATggaaataagtaaaatattttagagtttttgGATTTGCTGCGTCAGAAGAGGACTAAAACGACACGAGATCCCATCGTTTCGGAGTTACTCCGTCGCCACCGCCATCTAAACCCACTCGTTCGTTCACCTGAGCCGCGACGAAGAAGACGGAGGCGAATCTGtaaggatttagggtttataggATTGTAGGAAGACAAGCAAGAAGAAGCTGCGTTTTTCTCGAAGATAAACAATGGCACAAGACTCGGAGAAGAGATTTCACCAAATCATGGACAAGCTCTTTACCCCATCGAAATCTCAGCCTCCTTCTTCCTCAACCAGGtcagtttcttttttcatgGATCGATTCATCTTCAAGTAGCTTAGTTATAGATTTCCAGAATCGTTTCTCGCTGATTGGAGTGTGGAGATTGCTACggtgatttttgtattttgtttcatCCACATTGCATTTTGTATGAACTAACCTCAGAGGCTTAGTTgagtttgtgatatttttggcATCAGAGCTTGTGAATTATGTGTTCATGTTATGATTCTGCATCAGCTTATGTATTCGTTTGGTCTCTGTAGTTCATCTGCAGAGCAACAGTCAAGAGGCAGGAAGCGTCCAAATCCTTCATCTGCGTTAGCATTGGTTGAGCCAAAGACGGGATTAGCTACCATTGATAGGTCTTCAGCTTTGAAAGTCGCTGCCGGTTCATCACCGTCTGGTCTTTGCAGGCCATGGGATAGAGGAGATCTTATGAGGAGGCTAGCTACTTTTAAGTCCATGACATGGTTCGCCAAACCCCAGGTCTGCTTCTTGTTACCTTTTAAACGACATTTTTCTTCCATTAGCATTCAAGTCATTTCGATCTGGTGGTTGGTATGTTCTCGTTATGAAATTGTCTGCTGATTATATGTTTTTGGTGTGTGGTGGTAGGTTATTAGTGCTGTAAATTGCGCAAGGAGAGGGTGGGTGAATGATGACGCAGATTCTATAGCTTGTGAATCTTGTGGAGCTCATCTTTATTTTTCAGCCCCATCTTCTTGGTCAAAGCAACAAGGTATGgttaacatgtttttttgttaaatcatcTCTATGTAACGGATACTTTGATATAGTGGTTTTATGGTGTGTCCTCACTGCAATTGAATATCTTCTCTGTGATCTTTCAGTGGAGAAAGCGGCATCAGTCTTCAGCTTAAAGTTGGATAGTGGACACAAATTACTTTGTCCATGGATAGATAATTCATGCGAAGAAACGCTTTCTGAGTTTCCTTCAATGACACCGCAGGATTTAGTTGATAGACATGAAGAGCGGTCAGAAGCTTTACTTCGACTTTTGGCCCTGCCTATTATTTCACCATCAGCCATCGAGTACATGAGGAGCTCAGATCTTGAGGAATTTCTCAAACGACCTATATCACCTGCATCTGGCGACACTGCTACCCAATGTTCTCAAACAGAATCCCTTATCAATCATGTTGGAGCAAGTCCGGCTCAACTTTTCTACCAGGTTTGACCTTCACTAAAAATTCTGAATTATTCTAGTTAACGTAGAGCCCTTTGCAATGCTATTATTATTGTTTCAGCCTCTGGAATTTCCATGTccatgttttgcttttttagGTACTTATATGGTTTTGGTACAATAGGTTGATCCTTCGTTATTGTGCCTTTATCAATAGATTTTACTTTGGTTTgtccaatttcttcttcttgattcattCAATGTTGTTCATATGCTCACTTTATTGACTATGGATGACATCTTTTCTGAGAGGCTTTTGGTATTTTGTGTCATCTGATAGTAAAACTGATGCATTGATATTTGCAGGCACAAAAACTTATCAGTTTATCTGGCTGGGAACCGCGGGCACTTCCTTATATTGTGGACTGCAAAGATAAATCGAGTGAGGCTGCTAGGGGTACAGATACTATTGATTTACTGCCAGAAACTGCTACCCGCGAGCTTCTAAGAATCGCTAATTCAACCCCGATTCCAAATGGAGTATCAGGGAATAATGACAATCCAACTCATCCTGACACATTAAACTCTGATCCCAGTTCTGTTGTACTGGACTGCAAGCTCTGTGGCGCCTGTGTTGGTCTATGGGTTTTCTCAACTGTTCCGAGACCACTAGAGTTGTGTAGAGTCACTGGTGATACCGAAATTAATGCAGAGAAACATCCCAGGGGTGGTACCCTTCAAAAACAACCTTCAAGCTTAAAGTTTACCATAGCAGGAGGACCCCCAGCGACGAAGCAAAACTTCAAAGCAACAATATCGTTGCCTATTATCGGGAGGAACTTGAGGTCAAGACTTGCTTCTTACTCCAGAGATCATGATCATGGCGATGTCAGTTCAACTCATGATCAACAAAGTAAAACTGCAGAGAACACCGGTGATGTTACACAAAATAGCGATA encodes the following:
- the LOC104758193 gene encoding uncharacterized protein LOC104758193 isoform X1; translation: MAQDSEKRFHQIMDKLFTPSKSQPPSSSTSSSAEQQSRGRKRPNPSSALALVEPKTGLATIDRSSALKVAAGSSPSGLCRPWDRGDLMRRLATFKSMTWFAKPQVISAVNCARRGWVNDDADSIACESCGAHLYFSAPSSWSKQQVEKAASVFSLKLDSGHKLLCPWIDNSCEETLSEFPSMTPQDLVDRHEERSEALLRLLALPIISPSAIEYMRSSDLEEFLKRPISPASGDTATQCSQTESLINHVGASPAQLFYQAQKLISLSGWEPRALPYIVDCKDKSSEAARGTDTIDLLPETATRELLRIANSTPIPNGVSGNNDNPTHPDTLNSDPSSVVLDCKLCGACVGLWVFSTVPRPLELCRVTGDTEINAEKHPRGGTLQKQPSSLKFTIAGGPPATKQNFKATISLPIIGRNLRSRLASYSRDHDHGDVSSTHDQQSKTAENTGDVTQNSDKVVNDIGEKADGGRNSTDIESDIALQSNNKQMMVVRSNLPENNKPKDSSADTGTSLTSNKQMEFDPIKQHRHFCPWIWSTGRKGPGWRQTLSALQRHKGACQTPPSPSPSSLFKVDDDPLTSVRNLFKSPSPKKRKQNGGSSS
- the LOC104758192 gene encoding early nodulin-like protein 1, with amino-acid sequence MGSQKVFLLLILVLFYVVSLVSCTEFEAGGENGWIIPQSSNQSDMFNQWASKNRFKVGDTIRFKYKKDSVLVVSEDEYKKCQTTKPELYSNHDDTVFKLDRPGLFYFISGVAGHCEKGQKMIIKVMEVEPTPQSPPPSSSLHSSTHKSNHAVRKTSWFIGVGLVTISILVLTSLSLV
- the LOC104758193 gene encoding uncharacterized protein LOC104758193 isoform X4; amino-acid sequence: MAQDSEKRFHQIMDKLFTPSKSQPPSSSTSSSAEQQSRGRKRPNPSSALALVEPKTGLATIDRSSALKVAAGSSPSGLCRPWDRGDLMRRLATFKSMTWFAKPQVISAVNCARRGWVNDDADSIACESCGAHLYFSAPSSWSKQQVEKAASVFSLKLDSGHKLLCPWIDNSCEETLSEFPSMTPQDLVDRHEERSEALLRLLALPIISPSAIEYMRSSDLEEFLKRPISPASGDTATQCSQTESLINHVGASPAQLFYQAQKLISLSGWEPRALPYIVDCKDKSSEAARGTDTIDLLPETATRELLRIANSTPIPNGVSGNNDNPTHPDTLNSDPSSVVLDCKLCGACVGLWVFSTVPRPLELCRVTGDTEINAEKHPRGGTLQKQPSSLKFTIAGGPPATKQNFKATISLPIIGRNLRSRLASYSRDHDHGDVSSTHDQQSKTAENTGDVTQNSDKVVNDIGEKADGGRNSTDIESDIALQSNNKQMMVVRSNLPENNKPKDSSAGTSLTSNKQMEFDPIKQHRHFCPWIWSTGRKGPGWRQTLSALQRHKGACQTPPSPSPSSLFKVDDPLTSVRNLFKSPSPKKRKLNGGSSS
- the LOC104758193 gene encoding uncharacterized protein LOC104758193 isoform X3, producing the protein MAQDSEKRFHQIMDKLFTPSKSQPPSSSTSSSAEQQSRGRKRPNPSSALALVEPKTGLATIDRSSALKVAAGSSPSGLCRPWDRGDLMRRLATFKSMTWFAKPQVISAVNCARRGWVNDDADSIACESCGAHLYFSAPSSWSKQQVEKAASVFSLKLDSGHKLLCPWIDNSCEETLSEFPSMTPQDLVDRHEERSEALLRLLALPIISPSAIEYMRSSDLEEFLKRPISPASGDTATQCSQTESLINHVGASPAQLFYQAQKLISLSGWEPRALPYIVDCKDKSSEAARGTDTIDLLPETATRELLRIANSTPIPNGVSGNNDNPTHPDTLNSDPSSVVLDCKLCGACVGLWVFSTVPRPLELCRVTGDTEINAEKHPRGGTLQKQPSSLKFTIAGGPPATKQNFKATISLPIIGRNLRSRLASYSRDHDHGDVSSTHDQQSKTAENTGDVTQNSDKVVNDIGEKADGGRNSTDIESDIALQSNNKQMMVVRSNLPENNKPKDSSAGTSLTSNKQMEFDPIKQHRHFCPWIWSTGRKGPGWRQTLSALQRHKGACQTPPSPSPSSLFKVDDDPLTSVRNLFKSPSPKKRKQNGGSSS
- the LOC104758193 gene encoding uncharacterized protein LOC104758193 isoform X2; this encodes MAQDSEKRFHQIMDKLFTPSKSQPPSSSTSSSAEQQSRGRKRPNPSSALALVEPKTGLATIDRSSALKVAAGSSPSGLCRPWDRGDLMRRLATFKSMTWFAKPQVISAVNCARRGWVNDDADSIACESCGAHLYFSAPSSWSKQQVEKAASVFSLKLDSGHKLLCPWIDNSCEETLSEFPSMTPQDLVDRHEERSEALLRLLALPIISPSAIEYMRSSDLEEFLKRPISPASGDTATQCSQTESLINHVGASPAQLFYQAQKLISLSGWEPRALPYIVDCKDKSSEAARGTDTIDLLPETATRELLRIANSTPIPNGVSGNNDNPTHPDTLNSDPSSVVLDCKLCGACVGLWVFSTVPRPLELCRVTGDTEINAEKHPRGGTLQKQPSSLKFTIAGGPPATKQNFKATISLPIIGRNLRSRLASYSRDHDHGDVSSTHDQQSKTAENTGDVTQNSDKVVNDIGEKADGGRNSTDIESDIALQSNNKQMMVVRSNLPENNKPKDSSADTGTSLTSNKQMEFDPIKQHRHFCPWIWSTGRKGPGWRQTLSALQRHKGACQTPPSPSPSSLFKVDDPLTSVRNLFKSPSPKKRKLNGGSSS
- the LOC104758189 gene encoding endoglucanase 5, which gives rise to MRKFGVSFSGVSLLLTVLLAAATAAAEYYNYGNALDKTFLFFEAQRSGKLPAAQRVKWRGHSGLKDGLAQGVSLEGGYYDAGDHVKFGLPMAFAVTMLSWAAVDNRKELSASNQMQQTLWSIRWGTDYFIKAHPQPNVLWGQVGDGESDHYCWERAEDMTTSRTAYKLDQYHPGSDLAGETAAALAAASLAFKPFNSSYSALLLSHAKELFSFADKYRGLYTDSIPNAKAFYMSSGYSDELLWAAAWLHRATGDQYYLKYAMDNAGYMGGTGWGMKEFSWDNKYAGVQILLSKVLLEGKGGVYTSTLKQYQTKADYFACACLKKNGGYNIKTTAGGLMYVREWNNLQYASAAAYILAVYSDYLSAANAKLNCPDGSVQPQALLDFARSQADYILGKNRLGMSYVVGYGPKYPIRVHHRGSSIPSIYVQRSSVNCVQGFDSWYRRSQADPNIIYGALVGGPDQNDYYSDDRSNYEQSEPTLSGTAPLIGLFAKLSGNLGSYGGGLSKPYQTTKPPASSYTATPTTYYSPKQSGAQIEFLHSITTNWMAGNTRYYRHKVIIKNNSQKSISDLKLKIENLSGPIWGLNPTGQKNTYQLPQWQKTLRAGQAYDFVYVQGGPQAKVSVLSYN
- the LOC104758191 gene encoding nucleolin 1-like — its product is MGKPKSATKVVAAPAAVKATKPLKKGKREPEDDVDTKVSAKKQKKDVIAAVQKEKSEKKVPKKVESSDSSDSDSEEEEKAKKVPAKKAAAKAASSSDDSSDDSSDDEPATKKAAATNGTVAKKSKDDSSSEDDSSDEEVAATKKPAVVAKAAVKAKAESSSDEDSSDEDEAEKKPAAKSAKPAAKDSSSDDDSDDESEDEKPAAKKAAPAKVATKAASSSDSSDEDSEEESEDEKPAQKKAKKESSSDDSSESEEDESEDEKETPAKKSSDVEMVDASSAKQPKTPSTPAAGGSKTLFAANLSFNIERSDVENFFKEVGEVVDVRFSTSREDGSFRGFGHVEFASAEEAQKALELHGRPLLGREIRLDIAQERGERPAFTPQSGGNNFRSGGGGDGQTVFVKGFDSAQSEEDIKHALREHFGSCGEITRVSVPTDRETGASKGIAYVEFSEGKEKALELNGSDMGGWGLVVDEPRPRDTSSGFGGRGGRDSGRGGRFNSGGRGGRDSGRGGRFGNSGGRSGGGRFGGGRGGRDGGRGRPSFTPSGKKTTFGDFE